From Veillonella dispar, one genomic window encodes:
- a CDS encoding autotransporter outer membrane beta-barrel domain-containing protein gives MKLHRHLSAVMAALVLTGISYSAIATEITVTSDKAEELLGLTMGSPVQTQPEVKHIEDTLTVNVHGKSLTEAGKSKNVTGIYNGFGSQLTVDKDLIVRLKNDAPASKRELGHYYMSAVYAGYGGKVPRLSKDNPDRDYGDTNIHVKGNVDIDAIGSGLQVNQRGHILVDGGGKIITHPVETSDTYSVVAEEGDVYVNAGADGKHPGTHDLVVVGNVGLIDKDYGRDPNHNEEPTNVGLAFTTPNSSLTGAVLNEYAESNKNPHNSGADIYLQNGATWNNEWIGIERPTPKKERPSGDNAAYLYKGSKVRNFVGGVNPTAVGNIHPIDARPITIQNYSGYVNTIYKSGVPASDTGKGQIIVEHAADNSHITMQGDHSGNTIDDASYKKDIQALAEKLQYTGNDKKLSTTVQINEGVTTPGAVADLGADHFDSQGHLVVDDTTKVVRASESSLVGGTKSALTSTVMAWKNNTNNLQRRLGDLRLANTDKGVWAKYIGGKSKITDGADAHMTYNGVQVGYDHKATNGWIFGGAIDYSTSSNSYANGSGDGKLGGIALYGTKQHEDGRYIDIIARGNRLSNDYSLNSISGQRLNGNYHTFGTSLSAEYGKRIKKQNGFYIDPSVEFILGRLNGVSYDATIAGGGSMHVKSDAVNSAVGRLGIGIGKETEKSNIFAKLALAHEFSGKVNTTYSAPGNPTVQTTVDLKDTWLDAEIGGSWSVRPSTYLYGTFTKNFGATIDNTWRIDAGVRHNF, from the coding sequence ATGAAGTTACATCGCCATTTATCCGCTGTGATGGCTGCTTTAGTTTTAACTGGTATATCTTATTCTGCGATAGCAACAGAAATTACTGTAACAAGCGATAAAGCAGAGGAGTTGCTGGGTTTAACAATGGGGTCACCAGTACAAACGCAACCTGAGGTTAAACACATAGAGGATACATTAACAGTTAATGTACATGGTAAAAGTTTAACAGAGGCTGGTAAAAGTAAGAATGTTACAGGTATTTATAATGGCTTTGGTTCACAACTAACGGTAGATAAAGACCTTATTGTACGATTAAAGAATGATGCACCAGCATCGAAGCGAGAATTAGGTCATTATTATATGAGTGCAGTCTATGCTGGTTATGGCGGTAAGGTACCACGTCTAAGTAAAGATAACCCTGATCGAGACTATGGTGATACTAATATTCATGTGAAAGGTAATGTAGATATCGATGCTATCGGCTCTGGTTTACAAGTCAATCAACGAGGTCATATCCTTGTTGATGGAGGCGGTAAGATTATCACTCATCCTGTAGAAACATCTGATACCTATTCTGTAGTAGCAGAAGAAGGGGATGTATATGTTAATGCAGGCGCTGATGGCAAACATCCAGGCACTCATGACTTGGTTGTTGTTGGTAATGTAGGCTTAATCGATAAGGACTATGGTCGCGATCCAAACCATAATGAAGAACCGACGAATGTAGGTTTAGCTTTCACAACACCAAATTCTAGCCTCACAGGTGCTGTATTAAATGAATATGCTGAAAGCAATAAAAATCCTCATAATTCTGGTGCAGATATTTACTTACAAAATGGTGCTACTTGGAATAATGAGTGGATTGGTATAGAGCGCCCTACACCTAAAAAAGAACGTCCATCAGGGGATAATGCAGCATACCTATACAAGGGCAGTAAGGTTCGTAATTTTGTAGGTGGTGTTAACCCAACTGCAGTAGGTAACATTCATCCTATCGATGCGCGGCCTATAACAATTCAGAACTATAGCGGTTATGTGAATACTATTTATAAATCTGGTGTGCCGGCTAGTGATACAGGAAAAGGGCAAATCATCGTTGAACATGCGGCGGATAATAGCCATATTACAATGCAAGGCGACCATTCCGGTAATACCATCGACGATGCAAGCTACAAAAAGGATATTCAAGCATTAGCTGAGAAATTACAATACACAGGCAATGATAAGAAGCTTAGCACAACAGTTCAAATTAATGAAGGTGTTACTACACCTGGTGCTGTAGCAGACCTAGGGGCAGATCATTTTGATTCTCAAGGTCATCTCGTTGTAGATGATACAACAAAAGTTGTTCGTGCTAGTGAATCATCGCTCGTAGGTGGCACAAAATCTGCCCTTACTTCAACAGTTATGGCGTGGAAAAATAATACTAATAATTTACAACGTCGTTTAGGTGACCTTCGTCTAGCTAATACAGATAAAGGAGTATGGGCTAAATATATAGGTGGTAAATCTAAGATTACAGATGGTGCTGATGCACATATGACATACAATGGCGTACAAGTTGGTTACGACCATAAGGCAACTAATGGTTGGATTTTTGGTGGTGCTATTGATTACAGCACATCTAGCAACTCTTATGCCAACGGCAGTGGCGACGGTAAGCTTGGCGGTATAGCCTTATATGGTACAAAACAACATGAGGATGGTCGGTATATAGATATCATCGCTCGTGGGAATAGATTATCCAACGACTATAGCCTTAACTCAATTAGTGGCCAACGTTTGAATGGTAACTACCATACATTTGGTACATCCTTGAGTGCTGAATATGGCAAACGTATTAAAAAACAAAATGGTTTCTATATCGACCCTAGTGTAGAATTTATTCTAGGGCGTTTAAATGGTGTATCCTATGATGCAACTATTGCAGGCGGCGGATCCATGCATGTGAAATCTGATGCTGTAAACTCTGCGGTAGGTAGACTTGGTATTGGTATTGGTAAAGAAACAGAAAAATCTAATATCTTTGCAAAACTAGCACTAGCTCATGA